GAGCCCGGCCACCAGGTTGAATGATCCGGTGAGCACGTTCAGCGCGACCAGGGCGACGATGTCGAGGATGTCGCGGTCGGACAGCCCCAGCGCGCGGAGCCGGGCGACGTCGTCGTCGGTGGTCGAGCCCGGGTCGACGTGGACCTGCCAGCCGAAGGCGACGATCTCGGCGAGCCGGGGGTCTGCGGAGGTTCCCTGCTTCGCCATCGCGATCTCGGCCTCGTTGATTCCAAGGCGGCGCGCGGCGTCGGTATGGGCGGTGAGGCACAGCGCGCAACCGAGGTTGGACTGCACCGCCAGCGAGATCCGCTCGGTGAGCGTTCGAGTCAGGCGGCTGCGGCCCATCGCACGGGAGAGCTCGAGGTAGCCGATCAGGGTCGAGGGGGATCCCGCCATGGTGGACACCATCGGCCCGACGGGGCCGCTGCGGGACTCCAGCTGGGCGAGGCGCTCCGCCACGCCTCCGCTGGTGGTGGCGGAGGTGTGGCGGGGGAAACGGTCGGAGGTGGTGGTGACGGTGGACATGTGGGTGCTCCTTCAGGCGGGGGGCCGGGGGACGGCGTCATCGGGATGTGGGTCCGAGGGGTCATGGGCTCCAGCCCAGCACGGCTGCCCCGAGGGTCAGGGACGCGTACCAGACGAGCAGCGCCTGGAGGACCACGAGTGGGACCAGACGGGGGTGGCGATGGCTGATCCGGGCGGCCAGCAGCGCGTGGGCGACCCACAGCGCCTGGACCACCAGGACGGCCCAGCCGGGGGCGATCAACCCGGATGCGGAGAAGGGGAAGAACCAGATGCCGATCAGGGCGGTCCAGCCGATGCCGGCGAGCGCCCGGTCGAGGAGGACGGCACCCCGTGACCGTGGCGCGTGGCCACCGAACCAGAGCGGTGGCCACGGGCGTGGGGTGGGGGCGACGGGCGGGGCGTGGGTCACCGCCGCCCTCCTGGGGTCAGGTCGACGCGGCGCAGCAGCTGGGCGTTGGCGGCCACGACGATGGTG
This genomic window from Euzebya rosea contains:
- a CDS encoding carboxymuconolactone decarboxylase family protein, giving the protein MSTVTTTSDRFPRHTSATTSGGVAERLAQLESRSGPVGPMVSTMAGSPSTLIGYLELSRAMGRSRLTRTLTERISLAVQSNLGCALCLTAHTDAARRLGINEAEIAMAKQGTSADPRLAEIVAFGWQVHVDPGSTTDDDVARLRALGLSDRDILDIVALVALNVLTGSFNLVAGLEPSP